The Triticum urartu cultivar G1812 chromosome 6, Tu2.1, whole genome shotgun sequence genome includes the window CGCACCGACTGCAACTCAACGGCGAGCGCGTCGTCAGACTTTGGCCGCATCATGGAGGCCGCCCCGGAAGCCGTTCTACACCCTGCCACGCCCGCCGACATCGCCGCGCTCATCCGGTTCTCCACGTCCTCGCCGGTGCCATTCCCCGTGTCACCGCGCGGGCAGGGCCACTCCGTCCGCGGGCAGTCTCTCGCTCCGGGTGGCGTCGTCGTCGACATGCACATGCTTGGGCGCGGTGACCATCGCATCAACGTGTCCGCGGACTACGTCGACGCGGGCGGCGAGCAGCTGTGGGTCGACGTTCTCCGTGCGACGCTGAAGCACGGCCTCGCGCCGCGCGCGTGGACGGACTATCTGCAACTCACCGTTGGCGGCACGCTCTCCAATGCTGGCATTGGCGGCCAAGCATTCCGGCATGGCCCGCAAATCGCCAATGTGCACGAGCTTGACGTGGTTACCGGGACGGGTGAGATGGTGACATGCTCACGTGACAAGAGGAAGGACCTGTTCTTCGCCGCATTGGGTGGACTGGGTCAGTTCGGGATCATAACCCGGGCTCGGATCGCTCTCGAGTCGGCCCCAAAGCAGGTGCGCTGGGTCCGACTTGCCTACTCGGATGTGGTTGCGTTCACCAGAGACCAGGAGCTGCTCATTTCTAAGCACGCTAGCGAAGCAAGTTTTGACTATGTCGAAGGCCAAGTCCAGCTTAACCGGACGCTAAGTGAGGGCCCCAAGTCAACGCCCTTCTTCTCCGAAGCCGATATCAACACGCTTGCTGACCTCGCATCCGAGACTGGCTCCGGCGCGATCTACTTCATCGAAGCCGCCATGTACTATGATGAGACGACCGCCCCATCTGTCAAGCAGAAACTAGAGATGGTACTAGCTCAGCTGAGCTTTGTGCCCAGGTTCGTGTTCACCAAGGATGTGACGTACTTCCAGTTCCTCAACCGCGTGCGCGTGGAGGAGACTGTGCTTCGGTCGGCTGGCGTGTGGGATGTGCCACACCCATGGCTGAACCTTTTCGTCCCCCGGTCACGCATTCTCGACTTCGACGCTGGCGTGCTCAAAGGCATCCTCGGGGGTGACAACCCAGTCGGGCTCATCCTCATGTACCCTATGAACACGG containing:
- the LOC125517370 gene encoding cytokinin dehydrogenase 7-like, producing MARTRLAAFLIGMASFFSVVAGQLRPMPASGLPGDLFALGIASKIRTDCNSTASASSDFGRIMEAAPEAVLHPATPADIAALIRFSTSSPVPFPVSPRGQGHSVRGQSLAPGGVVVDMHMLGRGDHRINVSADYVDAGGEQLWVDVLRATLKHGLAPRAWTDYLQLTVGGTLSNAGIGGQAFRHGPQIANVHELDVVTGTGEMVTCSRDKRKDLFFAALGGLGQFGIITRARIALESAPKQVRWVRLAYSDVVAFTRDQELLISKHASEASFDYVEGQVQLNRTLSEGPKSTPFFSEADINTLADLASETGSGAIYFIEAAMYYDETTAPSVKQKLEMVLAQLSFVPRFVFTKDVTYFQFLNRVRVEETVLRSAGVWDVPHPWLNLFVPRSRILDFDAGVLKGILGGDNPVGLILMYPMNTAKWNSHMTAVTPPTGEDVFYTVGLLRSALSADDLERLQRENQSMLAFCDKEGIECKQYLPHYTSQDGWRRHFGAKWSNISQLKAKYDPHAIMSRGQRIFPLPSVPAASTATT